From the Kitasatospora viridis genome, one window contains:
- a CDS encoding glycosyltransferase family 2 protein, producing MNTKAAEELPAVSVIMPVLNEERHLRTAVRRILEQDYAGAMEVVIALGPSTDRTDAIAAELVAEDPRVRTVPNPTGRTPAGLNAAIRESRHPIVVRVDGHGLLTPGYVATAVRLLGEMEAANVGGIMHAEGETEWEKAVAAAMTAKIGVGNAAFHTGGLAGPAETVYLGVFRREVLERLGGYNEEFIRAQDWELNYRIRQDGGLIWFTPQLKVTYRPRPSVRALAKQYKDYGRWRRVVTRYHRGSVNLRYLAPPAALTACLLGLVLGAAVHPLFFAVPGLYAVGILGGSVPAGRGLSARARLQLPVALATMHFSWGFGFLTSPRKLANRVIASTAPAPTAANTAAEREPAR from the coding sequence ATGAACACCAAGGCTGCTGAGGAGCTGCCGGCGGTCTCCGTGATCATGCCGGTGCTGAACGAGGAACGACACCTGCGCACGGCCGTGCGGCGGATCCTGGAGCAGGACTACGCCGGCGCCATGGAGGTGGTGATCGCGCTCGGTCCGTCCACCGACCGGACCGACGCCATCGCCGCCGAACTGGTCGCGGAGGACCCCCGGGTGCGCACCGTGCCCAACCCCACCGGGCGCACCCCCGCCGGGCTGAACGCGGCGATCCGGGAGTCCCGGCACCCGATAGTGGTGCGGGTGGACGGCCACGGACTGCTGACCCCGGGCTACGTCGCCACCGCCGTGCGGCTGCTCGGCGAGATGGAGGCGGCCAACGTCGGCGGCATCATGCACGCCGAGGGCGAGACCGAGTGGGAGAAGGCGGTCGCCGCCGCGATGACCGCCAAGATCGGCGTGGGCAACGCGGCCTTCCACACCGGCGGCCTGGCCGGCCCGGCCGAGACGGTCTACCTCGGGGTGTTCCGGCGCGAGGTGCTGGAGCGGCTCGGCGGCTACAACGAGGAGTTCATCCGCGCCCAGGACTGGGAGCTGAACTACCGGATCCGCCAGGACGGCGGGCTGATCTGGTTCACCCCGCAGCTGAAGGTGACCTACCGGCCGCGCCCCAGCGTGCGGGCACTGGCCAAGCAGTACAAGGACTACGGCCGTTGGCGCCGGGTGGTGACGCGCTACCACCGCGGCTCCGTCAACCTGCGCTACCTGGCCCCGCCGGCGGCGCTCACCGCGTGCCTGCTCGGCCTGGTGCTCGGCGCCGCGGTGCACCCGCTCTTCTTCGCGGTGCCGGGGCTCTACGCCGTCGGCATCCTCGGCGGCTCGGTGCCGGCCGGGCGCGGCCTGTCGGCCCGGGCCCGGCTGCAGCTGCCGGTGGCGCTGGCCACCATGCACTTCAGCTGGGGCTTCGGGTTCCTCACCTCGCCGCGCAAGCTGGCGAACCGGGTGATCGCCTCCACCGCGCCCGCCCCGACCGCCGCGAACACCGCCGCCGAGCGCGAGCCGGCGCGCTGA